The following proteins come from a genomic window of Leptospira dzoumogneensis:
- a CDS encoding DciA family protein, whose amino-acid sequence MKEESKIQKIDPQEFKNILQDLGLTEESLAEKIAVQTLAKRWVDIIGPVYANHSEPFALKDDTLVIVTVHSAYKQEILFMRKRILSYSARYLGRDAVKKIEIRIGNLTPKKQKSPSYTADKTGLEGKQNLVSLAEKETDPVAKKRLLELIEYL is encoded by the coding sequence ATGAAAGAAGAATCTAAAATACAAAAAATTGATCCTCAAGAGTTCAAAAACATTCTTCAAGATTTAGGCTTAACGGAAGAAAGTTTAGCGGAGAAGATTGCGGTCCAAACTTTAGCAAAACGCTGGGTCGACATAATAGGCCCGGTATATGCAAATCATTCCGAACCGTTTGCTTTAAAAGATGATACGTTAGTGATTGTAACTGTTCACTCTGCATACAAACAGGAGATCCTTTTTATGAGAAAGAGGATCTTAAGTTATTCTGCTCGTTACTTAGGAAGAGATGCCGTAAAAAAAATCGAAATTAGGATAGGTAATTTAACTCCTAAAAAGCAAAAATCCCCCTCATATACCGCGGATAAAACCGGATTGGAGGGCAAACAGAACTTAGTTTCTTTAGCTGAAAAAGAAACAGATCCTGTCGCGAAAAAAAGACTTTTAGAGCTGATTGAATATCTCTGA
- the dnaA gene encoding chromosomal replication initiator protein DnaA has translation MDPSWKRVLEEVSKEIPPTYFDKFINTLQLESLTDDRCILIAPSSNIKTHVEKKYQNHIEEAIFRASGNRVPVEIVLESASNLNEVLQEKFKDKSYSFNPDYSFDNFIVGNTNRLAFSAAMECVKNPAEINPLYLFGKVGVGKTHLLHSIGSEILKKEPWKTVHYVDIKSFMSEFLFALQSRDSIESFKIKYQSYNCLLIDDIQLLNTGAEKTQEEFFSIFNFLFERKRQIVIASDRPSSELPLHERLKSRFVTGVQADIQPPDRDIRIGILEKNCQILNLGLSHEHIQFIADLIEDDTRALLGALNDLALHKRAFSHLFFTTTMIEEILKNRIFRKKNFQLSQDKVIEHISSLYNLDPNEVMGKSRKPEYVIPRHLCMYVLHKGFRLNKSQVGRMFSAEHTTVIHAVRNIENKIKDDKEFSIKVEEVLNRFRFQ, from the coding sequence TTGGACCCTAGTTGGAAGCGTGTATTAGAGGAAGTCTCCAAGGAAATTCCTCCTACGTACTTTGATAAGTTCATAAATACCTTACAATTAGAGAGTTTAACAGACGATCGTTGCATCCTCATAGCCCCGTCTTCTAATATAAAGACACATGTTGAGAAAAAATACCAAAATCATATAGAAGAAGCTATCTTCAGAGCAAGTGGGAATAGGGTCCCGGTAGAGATCGTACTTGAAAGTGCTTCTAATCTAAACGAAGTTCTTCAGGAAAAATTCAAAGATAAGTCTTACTCTTTCAATCCGGATTACTCTTTTGATAATTTTATCGTAGGAAATACGAACCGTCTCGCTTTCAGCGCGGCAATGGAATGTGTAAAAAATCCTGCAGAGATCAATCCATTATACTTATTCGGTAAAGTAGGAGTGGGTAAAACTCATCTTCTTCATTCTATTGGTTCCGAAATTCTCAAAAAAGAGCCTTGGAAAACAGTACATTATGTGGACATAAAGTCCTTTATGAGCGAGTTTTTATTCGCTCTTCAATCCAGAGATTCTATCGAATCCTTTAAAATTAAGTACCAATCTTATAATTGTCTATTGATAGATGATATCCAACTCTTGAATACGGGAGCGGAGAAGACCCAAGAAGAGTTCTTCTCTATCTTCAACTTTCTATTCGAAAGAAAAAGACAGATTGTGATCGCATCCGATCGCCCTAGTTCAGAACTTCCACTTCATGAAAGATTAAAATCTAGATTCGTAACAGGTGTTCAGGCTGATATCCAACCGCCTGATAGAGATATTCGTATCGGAATTTTAGAAAAGAACTGCCAAATTTTGAATTTGGGTCTTTCTCACGAGCATATACAGTTCATTGCCGATCTGATCGAAGATGATACTAGAGCACTTCTAGGCGCTTTGAATGATTTGGCACTTCATAAGAGAGCATTCTCTCATCTATTCTTCACCACAACGATGATAGAAGAGATACTTAAGAATCGTATCTTCCGTAAAAAGAATTTCCAACTCAGCCAAGACAAGGTTATAGAACATATTTCTTCTCTTTATAATCTGGATCCGAATGAGGTGATGGGTAAGAGCAGAAAACCTGAGTATGTGATCCCTCGGCATCTATGTATGTATGTATTACACAAAGGTTTCCGACTGAACAAAAGTCAGGTTGGAAGAATGTTTTCTGCAGAACATACAACTGTGATCCATGCGGTTCGTAACATCGAAAATAAGATAAAAGATGATAAAGAATTTTCCATTAAAGTGGAAGAAGTTCTGAATCGATTCCGTTTCCAATAA
- the dnaN gene encoding DNA polymerase III subunit beta — MKIKVNTSEFLKAIHAVEGVISAREIRSVLSNLKLEAETSSVSISATDLEISIKTSLNAQVEKSGDISLPAKQLSSIFKTIHFEEALLSTEDGDADSSITYITDATKKNDYKNKLNGMDAEEIKTIPKVDASNISDFPTAMFAEMIRKTSYAIAHEDQRYIFNGLFMVPKGDKLVFAVTDGRRLCKIERPLSTTLKFKDSVIIPSKAIREISKMIATAETGKIGIIDNQIYVNANQIELLCKLIEGNFPNYEQVIPKSSKFSAVIPKEGFQIYLRQALIAAEEPTRQIRLTFTKNNINFYAQTQGVNEVSINMPIEYSGDEVTVAFKGEYLSDVFKSIDDNEFRIEFSDSSSPVVFKDPSDPDFISVIMPMKI; from the coding sequence TTGAAGATCAAAGTGAACACATCTGAATTCCTAAAAGCGATTCACGCTGTAGAGGGAGTTATCTCTGCTAGAGAGATACGTTCTGTTCTCTCCAACTTAAAACTAGAAGCGGAAACTTCTTCCGTATCTATTTCTGCAACCGACTTAGAGATATCTATTAAAACATCATTAAATGCTCAGGTAGAGAAGTCGGGAGATATTTCTTTACCTGCAAAACAATTATCCAGTATTTTTAAAACCATTCACTTTGAAGAGGCTTTACTCTCAACTGAAGATGGCGATGCTGATTCCAGTATCACTTATATCACTGACGCTACTAAAAAGAATGATTATAAAAACAAACTGAACGGAATGGATGCAGAAGAGATCAAAACGATCCCTAAAGTCGATGCATCTAATATCTCCGATTTTCCAACAGCAATGTTTGCAGAGATGATCCGTAAAACTTCTTATGCAATCGCTCACGAAGACCAAAGATATATCTTCAACGGACTATTCATGGTCCCTAAAGGAGATAAACTTGTATTCGCAGTCACCGATGGAAGAAGGTTATGTAAGATCGAGAGACCTCTTTCTACCACTCTGAAATTTAAAGATTCAGTGATCATTCCTTCCAAGGCAATCAGAGAGATCTCTAAAATGATCGCTACTGCAGAAACAGGAAAGATCGGTATCATAGACAATCAGATCTACGTAAATGCAAATCAGATTGAATTACTTTGTAAACTGATCGAAGGTAATTTCCCGAATTACGAACAAGTAATTCCAAAGTCTTCCAAATTCAGCGCTGTAATTCCTAAAGAAGGATTCCAGATCTATCTAAGACAGGCATTGATTGCTGCAGAGGAACCTACTCGTCAGATCCGTTTAACATTCACAAAAAATAATATTAACTTCTACGCTCAAACACAAGGAGTGAACGAGGTTAGTATCAATATGCCGATCGAATATTCCGGTGACGAGGTTACTGTAGCATTCAAAGGTGAATATCTATCCGATGTATTCAAGTCTATCGATGATAATGAATTCAGAATAGAATTCAGCGATTCAAGTTCACCTGTTGTATTCAAAGATCCTTCTGATCCTGATTTTATATCGGTAATTATGCCGATGAAAATTTAA
- the gyrA gene encoding DNA gyrase subunit A produces the protein MSEELENETKTLGFSLSSRPDIGDALKNGVRVIPVEIEDQMKEAYLGYAMSVIVGRALPDVRDGLKPVHRRILHAMNERAWRSDRPYVKCAKIVGEVLGNYHPHGDSSVYDALVRMVQEFSLRVPLIDGQGNYGSIDGDNPAAYRYTEARLAKVAEELLRDIEKETVNFSPNFDDTKQQPDVLPANFPNLLVNGSSGIAVGMATNIPPHNLRETIEAVITVIKNPDVSISEILKIMPGPDFPTGGTIIGGEGLLSAYHSGKGSIRIRSKVEIEENKKGREVIVVTEIPYQVNKKTLLERIGELVNEKQVEGISEILDLSDRKGIRVEIHIKKDANAQVILNQLLKLTQLQVSYGITMLAILDNKPKIFNIKEILVAYSLHRKEVIVRRTQFDLDKAEKRAHILEGLKIALENIEEVIKVIRASKNAAEAKEQLMARFVLSDVQADAILEMRLQRLTSLEVQKVIDELEEVRALIMDLKDILAKPERVSDIVCTELSEVSEKFGNKRKTDISLESVESSTFNAEDLIADEEVVLQITYDQFIKRLPLDTFKRQRRGGKGIQGLSQKREDVVKIMKTAMTHDNVMFFSNIGKVYMMKAYELPQASKEARGKSLKAIIGLGENETVSAIFTFKEEDKGKDLLLVTKNGFIKRVELSEFGNVKKSGIIAIGLRDGDQLIEVISVIKGDNVMIFSANGLALRIEMDTIRAQGRTAQGVTGMRLSKEDAIVGLSKVVEGDDLFVISENGYGKRLGFEEFGTKGRGGKGMAFLKVGEKNGAAVAVSSVGEEDEIILVTQQGMVIRTEANQISKMGRTAVGVRVVDIKDNDRVQDCTVIRESKEK, from the coding sequence ATGAGCGAAGAGCTAGAGAACGAGACAAAAACTTTAGGATTCAGTCTTTCTTCCCGTCCTGATATTGGTGATGCATTGAAGAATGGCGTCAGGGTAATTCCTGTCGAGATCGAAGACCAAATGAAGGAAGCCTACCTAGGTTACGCGATGAGCGTGATTGTAGGAAGAGCTTTGCCTGACGTCAGAGACGGTTTAAAACCGGTTCACAGACGTATCCTGCATGCGATGAATGAAAGGGCATGGAGAAGTGACCGCCCCTACGTTAAATGCGCAAAAATCGTTGGGGAAGTATTAGGTAATTATCACCCGCACGGAGATAGCTCGGTATACGATGCATTGGTCCGTATGGTCCAAGAGTTTTCTCTTAGGGTTCCTTTGATTGATGGGCAGGGAAACTACGGATCCATTGATGGAGACAACCCTGCAGCGTATCGATACACAGAAGCAAGACTTGCGAAAGTTGCGGAAGAACTTTTAAGAGATATCGAAAAGGAGACAGTAAATTTCTCTCCTAACTTCGATGATACCAAACAACAACCTGATGTACTCCCTGCAAATTTTCCTAACTTATTAGTAAACGGTTCTTCCGGAATTGCTGTGGGAATGGCTACAAATATTCCCCCTCATAATTTGAGAGAAACGATTGAAGCGGTTATCACAGTAATCAAAAATCCTGATGTAAGTATTTCAGAAATTCTTAAAATAATGCCAGGCCCGGATTTCCCTACCGGCGGTACGATCATTGGCGGGGAAGGTTTATTATCCGCATATCATTCCGGTAAAGGTTCCATTCGGATCCGTTCCAAAGTAGAGATAGAAGAGAACAAAAAAGGCAGAGAAGTAATCGTAGTTACCGAAATTCCTTACCAAGTAAATAAAAAGACACTTCTAGAAAGAATTGGAGAGCTTGTTAACGAAAAACAAGTCGAAGGAATTTCCGAAATTTTAGATCTATCCGATAGAAAAGGGATCAGAGTAGAGATCCATATTAAGAAAGATGCAAATGCGCAAGTGATCCTGAATCAACTTCTGAAACTTACTCAACTACAAGTAAGTTATGGGATCACAATGCTTGCGATCTTGGATAATAAACCTAAGATCTTTAATATAAAAGAGATCCTAGTTGCTTATTCTCTCCACAGAAAAGAAGTAATCGTTCGTAGAACCCAATTCGATCTGGATAAGGCTGAAAAACGCGCTCATATCTTAGAAGGATTGAAGATCGCTCTCGAAAATATCGAAGAAGTGATCAAAGTGATCCGTGCATCTAAAAATGCAGCGGAAGCAAAAGAACAATTAATGGCCCGATTCGTTCTTTCAGATGTCCAAGCCGATGCGATCCTGGAGATGAGACTACAAAGACTTACCTCTTTAGAAGTCCAAAAGGTAATCGACGAGTTGGAAGAAGTCCGCGCATTAATCATGGATCTGAAAGATATTCTCGCAAAACCTGAAAGAGTGTCCGACATAGTTTGTACTGAATTGTCCGAAGTTTCCGAAAAATTCGGGAACAAAAGAAAGACGGATATTAGTTTGGAAAGTGTAGAATCTTCCACTTTCAATGCGGAAGATCTGATCGCAGACGAAGAAGTCGTATTACAAATTACTTATGATCAATTCATAAAAAGGCTTCCTCTGGATACTTTCAAAAGACAGAGACGCGGCGGAAAAGGGATCCAAGGACTTTCTCAAAAAAGAGAAGACGTGGTCAAGATCATGAAAACAGCCATGACCCACGACAATGTAATGTTCTTCTCCAATATCGGAAAAGTATATATGATGAAGGCTTACGAACTTCCTCAAGCTTCCAAAGAAGCCAGAGGAAAATCTTTAAAAGCGATCATAGGACTTGGCGAGAATGAAACGGTTTCTGCGATCTTCACATTCAAAGAAGAAGACAAAGGAAAAGATCTATTACTCGTAACCAAAAACGGATTTATCAAACGAGTAGAATTATCCGAATTCGGCAACGTCAAAAAATCAGGTATAATCGCGATCGGTCTAAGAGACGGAGACCAACTCATAGAAGTAATTTCCGTAATCAAAGGTGATAACGTGATGATCTTCTCCGCAAACGGACTCGCACTTAGGATAGAAATGGATACGATCCGCGCTCAAGGAAGGACCGCACAAGGTGTAACCGGGATGAGACTTTCCAAAGAAGACGCAATCGTAGGACTTTCTAAAGTGGTAGAAGGCGACGATCTCTTCGTGATCTCCGAGAACGGTTACGGAAAACGTTTAGGCTTCGAAGAGTTCGGAACCAAAGGAAGAGGAGGCAAAGGAATGGCCTTCTTAAAAGTGGGAGAGAAAAACGGTGCTGCGGTGGCGGTGAGTTCCGTGGGAGAAGAAGATGAGATCATCTTAGTCACCCAGCAGGGAATGGTTATTAGAACCGAAGCTAACCAAATCTCTAAAATGGGAAGAACTGCAGTAGGAGTCAGAGTCGTAGACATCAAGGACAATGATAGAGTCCAAGATTGTACCGTGATTCGTGAAAGCAAAGAAAAATGA
- the gyrB gene encoding DNA topoisomerase (ATP-hydrolyzing) subunit B, whose amino-acid sequence MSQPESSYSAGQIKILEGLEAVRKRPGMYIGTQDETGLHKMVYEVVDNSVDEAMAGHCTEITISILPENIIEVKDNGRGIPVAIHPEKNISTIEVVMTILHAGGKFENDAYKVSGGLHGVGVSVVNALSESLEVEVYQNGKIHQQKYSRGVPQGPVNVIGDTSERGTVVRFKPDASIFTTTEFHFDVLTSRFRELAFLNKGLKLIVQDKRKSDSEKHEFIFDGGIVSFVEYLNENKHPLHKTIHFERNKDDVVAEIAIQYSDTYSENIFCFTNNINNNLGGTHLEGFRAALTRTLNDFLKKDQQLVKKQPTALSGEDLKEGITAVISVKIPQPQFNSQTKEKLVNAEIKGIMQTLTGEGLSLFFEENPAITKKILEKCILSAKAREAARKARDLTRRKSVLEGGGLPGKLADCSEKDPAASELYIVEGDSAGGSAKQGRDRHYQAILPLKGKILNVEKARLDKILGNEEIRTLVSALGTGIGEDEFNIDKARYHKIFIMTDADIDGSHIRTLLLTFFFRYMKPIIEKGFLYVAQPPLYLIKHGKTSTYLFSDKEKDEYLKSLGTEKAVIQRYKGLGEMNPEQLWETTMDPEKRVVLKVKLDDYVEAEDTFNILMGDEVNPRRRFIEVNAAKVANLDL is encoded by the coding sequence ATGAGCCAACCAGAAAGCAGTTATAGCGCGGGCCAGATCAAAATCCTAGAAGGATTAGAGGCCGTACGCAAACGCCCCGGAATGTATATCGGGACCCAAGATGAGACCGGTCTTCATAAGATGGTCTATGAGGTCGTTGATAACTCCGTAGACGAGGCAATGGCAGGCCATTGTACTGAGATCACTATCTCCATTCTTCCCGAAAACATAATAGAAGTGAAGGACAATGGGCGCGGGATTCCGGTAGCAATTCACCCTGAAAAAAATATCTCCACTATCGAAGTCGTTATGACGATTCTACATGCCGGTGGTAAGTTCGAGAACGACGCCTATAAGGTTTCCGGCGGACTCCATGGTGTTGGGGTATCCGTGGTTAATGCACTTTCCGAATCATTGGAAGTGGAAGTTTACCAAAATGGAAAGATCCACCAGCAAAAGTATTCCAGAGGTGTGCCTCAGGGTCCTGTGAATGTGATCGGAGATACTAGCGAAAGAGGTACAGTCGTCCGATTCAAGCCGGATGCGAGCATCTTCACTACGACTGAATTCCATTTTGACGTGCTGACTTCTCGTTTTAGAGAATTGGCATTTTTGAATAAGGGACTAAAACTAATCGTTCAGGACAAAAGAAAGTCCGATTCCGAAAAGCATGAGTTCATATTCGATGGAGGGATTGTTTCTTTCGTTGAATATTTGAATGAGAACAAACATCCTCTTCACAAAACAATTCACTTCGAAAGAAATAAAGATGATGTGGTCGCAGAAATCGCGATCCAATATTCCGATACTTATTCCGAAAATATTTTTTGTTTCACCAATAATATAAACAATAACTTGGGTGGAACACACTTAGAAGGTTTTCGTGCCGCTTTAACTAGAACACTTAACGATTTCTTAAAGAAAGATCAGCAGCTCGTAAAAAAACAACCTACTGCGTTATCGGGAGAGGATCTAAAAGAAGGGATTACTGCTGTCATTTCGGTAAAAATCCCTCAACCTCAGTTTAACTCTCAGACAAAAGAAAAATTAGTGAACGCAGAGATCAAAGGGATCATGCAAACTCTAACGGGAGAAGGTCTCTCCCTTTTCTTCGAAGAGAATCCTGCGATCACTAAAAAGATATTAGAAAAATGTATATTATCCGCTAAGGCTCGTGAGGCCGCTCGTAAAGCTCGTGATCTAACTCGTCGTAAATCAGTATTAGAAGGCGGTGGTCTTCCCGGAAAATTAGCGGACTGTTCCGAAAAAGATCCGGCTGCTTCTGAACTTTATATAGTAGAGGGAGATTCTGCAGGTGGTTCCGCTAAACAAGGAAGAGATAGACATTATCAGGCAATTCTTCCTCTGAAAGGAAAAATCCTAAATGTAGAAAAAGCTCGTTTAGATAAAATTCTTGGCAACGAAGAAATTCGCACTCTGGTTTCTGCATTAGGTACTGGAATTGGCGAAGATGAATTTAATATAGATAAAGCTCGTTATCATAAAATTTTTATTATGACGGATGCGGATATAGACGGTTCTCATATTCGTACATTACTTCTTACATTCTTCTTCCGTTATATGAAACCTATCATTGAAAAAGGGTTTCTATATGTTGCACAACCTCCTTTGTATTTGATCAAACACGGTAAAACATCCACTTATCTTTTTTCTGATAAAGAGAAGGATGAATATTTAAAATCTTTAGGAACGGAAAAGGCAGTCATCCAACGTTATAAAGGTTTGGGTGAGATGAATCCGGAGCAACTTTGGGAAACAACAATGGATCCTGAAAAGAGAGTCGTTCTGAAAGTAAAACTCGATGATTATGTGGAAGCTGAAGATACATTTAATATACTTATGGGCGACGAGGTAAATCCAAGGCGTCGCTTTATCGAGGTAAACGCTGCAAAAGTTGCGAACCTTGATCTTTAA
- a CDS encoding branched-chain amino acid transaminase: protein MPESIKKLSYFEGKIVPESEANINIKTHALQYGTTVFGGIRGYYDSSSDNLYVFRILDHYKRLVNSTKIMQLQFTKTPEELRDITLDLLKQSGYRRNVYLRPFIYTSALQLSPRFHDVPTELAIYVLELDDYLDTKRGLTTMVSSWRRFDDTVIPTLSKVSGGYVNSALAKSEAVQNGYDEAIFLDGRGFVSEGSAENIFLVRDGKIITPSISSSLLEGITRRSVLQLAKDSGYEVIEREITRSELYIADEIFFSGTGVQIAWVSEVDKRKIGTGEMGPITKKLQSTFFDLVVGKNQNYKHWLTPVY from the coding sequence ATGCCCGAATCCATCAAGAAACTCTCTTACTTCGAAGGAAAAATAGTCCCGGAGTCAGAAGCAAATATAAACATCAAAACTCACGCCTTACAATATGGAACCACCGTCTTCGGAGGCATCCGAGGATATTATGATTCTAGTTCCGATAACTTATATGTCTTCAGGATCTTAGATCATTATAAACGTCTTGTGAATTCTACTAAGATCATGCAGTTACAATTCACAAAAACTCCGGAAGAACTCCGTGACATAACCTTAGATCTTCTTAAACAATCCGGATACAGAAGGAACGTATATCTTAGACCTTTCATCTACACTTCCGCTCTGCAACTTTCTCCTAGGTTCCATGATGTTCCTACTGAACTTGCAATTTACGTTTTAGAGTTGGACGATTATTTAGATACCAAACGTGGACTTACTACTATGGTTTCTAGTTGGAGAAGGTTCGATGACACTGTCATCCCTACTCTCTCCAAAGTTTCCGGCGGTTACGTAAACTCAGCTCTTGCAAAATCGGAAGCAGTTCAGAACGGATACGACGAAGCGATTTTCTTAGACGGTAGAGGTTTCGTGAGCGAAGGTTCTGCAGAGAACATCTTCTTAGTGAGAGACGGAAAGATCATCACTCCTTCTATCTCTTCTTCTTTGTTGGAAGGAATTACAAGACGTTCCGTTCTTCAACTTGCGAAAGACTCCGGTTACGAAGTGATTGAAAGAGAGATCACAAGAAGTGAACTTTATATCGCTGATGAGATCTTCTTTTCCGGAACCGGTGTGCAAATCGCTTGGGTAAGTGAAGTTGATAAGAGAAAGATCGGGACCGGAGAGATGGGACCGATCACTAAAAAATTGCAGTCCACATTCTTTGATCTAGTAGTCGGAAAAAACCAAAACTACAAACACTGGTTGACTCCCGTTTATTAA
- the recF gene encoding DNA replication/repair protein RecF (All proteins in this family for which functions are known are DNA-binding proteins that assist the filamentation of RecA onto DNA for the initiation of recombination or recombinational repair.) encodes MFLRSLRLLNFRNHEQISLEFHSRLIFFVGENGEGKTNLLEAISMISWLKSFRESEEGNLIRWNSDGYYIKGEVDRDHKREIYELGFSKKPVSRRKLKFNQEEVKKRSDLVGKFLSVLMTPLDLVIVEGGPSERRRFLDSLLSSLDPSYLNDLIEYNRILKQRNALLKSGSSDPGLYEIWNQRLIEKGISIFNKRKEFILEFDPIYRENLKKLSGGRDNLTLEYKPSFFDLENFKETLQRNINRDRKLGYTSVGIHRDDLYIGEDNRDIMDFASQGQKRSTVISLKAAAFEYYRSKLGRTPILLIDDVIRELDVKRREYFVDLVLNSGQAFFTTTDLEGISDYVGRLEDEKQIFVVKNGLVTPYQ; translated from the coding sequence GTGTTTTTACGAAGCCTAAGGCTTCTCAATTTCAGAAACCACGAACAAATAAGCCTGGAGTTCCATTCCAGGCTTATTTTCTTTGTGGGAGAAAACGGAGAAGGAAAAACAAACCTACTCGAAGCGATCTCCATGATCTCTTGGCTGAAAAGTTTTAGGGAGTCGGAAGAAGGAAATTTGATCCGTTGGAACTCGGACGGATATTATATCAAAGGTGAAGTAGACAGAGATCATAAAAGAGAAATTTATGAATTAGGTTTTTCTAAAAAACCGGTCAGCCGCCGCAAACTTAAATTCAATCAAGAAGAAGTCAAAAAAAGATCCGACTTAGTAGGTAAATTCCTAAGCGTTCTAATGACTCCTTTGGATCTAGTCATAGTAGAAGGCGGGCCATCCGAAAGAAGACGATTTTTGGACAGTCTACTTTCTTCTTTAGATCCTTCTTACTTAAATGATCTAATAGAATATAATCGTATCTTAAAACAAAGAAATGCACTTTTAAAAAGCGGCTCTTCCGACCCCGGTCTTTACGAAATTTGGAACCAGAGACTGATCGAAAAAGGGATCAGTATATTTAATAAAAGAAAAGAATTCATTTTAGAATTCGATCCTATCTATAGAGAAAATCTAAAAAAGTTAAGCGGTGGAAGAGACAATCTAACTCTGGAATACAAACCCAGTTTTTTTGATCTGGAAAATTTTAAAGAAACCCTACAAAGGAATATTAACAGAGATCGGAAACTAGGTTATACTTCCGTTGGGATCCATAGAGATGATCTGTATATTGGGGAAGATAATCGTGATATCATGGATTTCGCTTCTCAAGGCCAAAAGAGAAGCACTGTAATTTCCTTAAAAGCGGCCGCTTTCGAGTATTATCGCAGTAAATTAGGAAGAACTCCTATTCTTCTAATTGATGACGTGATCAGAGAACTGGATGTAAAAAGAAGAGAATATTTTGTGGATCTTGTTTTGAATTCAGGTCAGGCTTTTTTTACTACAACCGATCTCGAAGGTATTTCCGATTATGTGGGAAGACTAGAAGATGAAAAACAGATCTTTGTAGTCAAAAACGGACTAGTCACTCCTTACCAATGA